The following coding sequences lie in one Rutidosis leptorrhynchoides isolate AG116_Rl617_1_P2 chromosome 4, CSIRO_AGI_Rlap_v1, whole genome shotgun sequence genomic window:
- the LOC139839409 gene encoding ABC transporter B family member 19-like, with protein sequence MEESSYEIDQHGGSPFTDRPNHTTPPQSYKSPPVSYYSPHTYPFPSTSQRTHNYNARVPPTTPFASDHDQSWQADISWQFEPNAWKDNHSSALGAALSPWTGPAPSPSPSPPPSAGSSRRVFRQSAKDFYLSGTSGNITNPHYYDFSNVPSSSSGRIELQSYVADQQPNTSSFIGGYIKSPTFANLTSSSRSARKSDYLIDNNEDIEDEVTPYKQDPRWLSVSHAYFDGHNSPTLNGISFTSYDYQHSIHGGYDADAGQFSRTPQYLQSYVQEGRQEFDEDEDEDDDEVVPPKTMGIFGLFKYSTKLDMFLVIIGCLGALINGGSLPWYSYLFGNFVNEIASEDNKDQMMKDVRKVCVLMAGLAGIVVIGSYLQIACWRLVGERSAHRIRTKYLRAVLRQDVSFFDRDISTSDIMHGISSDVAQIQEVMGDKMAHFMYHIFTFICGYTVGFLKSWKVSLAVLAVTPLTMFCGIAYKAVYVGLATKEVNSYKKAGGIAEQAISSIRTVLSFVAEENLAARYDAVLEESVPVGKKLGFAKGIGIGVIYLVTYATWALAFWYGSILVARNELSGGAAIACFFGVNVGGRGLALSLSYFAQFAQGTVAASRVFEVIDRIPAVDPYSTIGRKPESVRGKLELKSVTFAYPSRPNLPILNSLNLIIPSRSTSALVGASGAGKSTIFALLERFYDPIQGLVLLDGQDIRTLQVKWLRSQMGMVGQEPVLFAGTILENILMGKENATKNEATTACIAVNAHKFITDLPLGYDTQVGDKGTQLSGGQKQRIALARAMIKNPKILLLDEPTSALDPTSESLVQEAIDKISKGRTTIVIAHRLATVKNAETIVVLEQGSVVEIGDHNQLMLQEGAYFSLIKLASESVSSNQPMSEKAIINHEASSAYDLLRSNHVYEISVVSGYMKSVQDANKKETVKENKTSSYTISQVWKLQKPEGALLFVGVMFGTLAGAILSLFPLVLGQALVYYFNPDKSKLKKDVGYLCLALVGLGLGCILTMTGQQGFCGWAGTKLTKRVRDSLFRSILKQEPGWFDSDHKSSGSLVSKLSIDCVSFRSVLGDRYSVLFMGLSSAAVGLSVSFYLEWRLALLATILTPFTLGASYFSLIINIGSKLDNGCYDKASSIASGAVSNIRTVATFATQENIVQSFEQSLLKPKSTSIKRSQITGIALGFSQGAMYSAYTLVLYSGAYLVEHEFTRFGDVYKIFLILVLSSFSVGQLAGLAPDTSMAATAIPSVFEIINRDPLIVGNGSKKIESWKLFDIEFKKVSFAYPSRPDVIVLRDFSLKVKSGSMVAVVGGSGSGKSTVVWLTQRFYDPIRGQVLMGGMDLRDVDVKWLRLQTAVVSQEPALFAGSIRENIRFGNPNASWSEIEEAAKQAYIHNFITGLPQGYETQVGESGIQLSGGQKQRIAIARAIVKNSKVLLLDEATSALDLESEKIVQDALRNITKRTTTILVAHRLSTIREANAIAVVQDGKVCEYGTHDTLMANHHHGIYATLVRSEMEANVFA encoded by the exons ATGGAGGAATCTTCATATGAGATAGACCAACATGGCGGCTCACCGTTTACTGACCGGCCTAACCACACAACTCCGCCACAATCCTACAAATCACCACCTGTATCATACTACAGCCCTCACACATACCCATTCCCATCAACATCACAAAGAACACATAATTATAATGCACGTGTACCTCCCACCACACCTTTTGCCTCTGACCATGACCAATCATGGCAAGCCGACATCTCATGGCAGTTTGAGCCCAATGCCTGGAAAGACAATCACAGCAGCGCTCTTGGTGCTGCGCTCAGCCCATGGACCGGGCCAGCACCATCACCCTCACCCTCACCGCCTCCTTCAGCAGGCAGTAGCCGCCGTGTGTTTCGCCAGTCAGCTAAGGACTTTTACCTGTCTGGCACTTCTGGTAATATTACTAATCCACATTATTATGATTTTTCCAATGTACCGTCTTCTTCTTCTGGTAGAATTGAGCTTCAAAGCTATGTTGCTGATCAACAACCAAATACTAGTTCATTCATTGGTGGCTACATAAAGTCTCCAACTTTTGCAAATTTGACTAGTAGTAGTCGTAGTGCAAGAAAAAGCGACTATTTGATAGATAATAATGAAGATATAGAGGATGAAGTAACACCATATAAACAAGATCCACGCTGGTTGTCTGTCTCACATGCTTATTTTGATGGTCATAATAGCCCAACTCTTAATGGGATTTCGTTTACAAGTTATGACTATCAACATAGCATCCATGGTGGTTACGATGCAGATGCTGGACAATTTTCACGTACTCCGCAGTATCTTCAAAGTTATGTGCAGGAAGGACGACAagagtttgatgaagatgaagatgaggatgatgatgaggtTGTGCCACCGAAAACTATGGGGATTTTTGGTTTGTTTAAGTATTCAACAAAACTGGATATGTTTCTTGTAATAATAGGTTGTTTGGGTGCTTTGATAAATGGAGGATCTTTACCATGGTATTCTTATCTTTTTGGAAACTTTGTCAACGAAATTGCTTCAGAAGATAACAAGGATCAGATGATGAAAGATGTCAGAAAG GTATGTGTGCTTATGGCGGGTTTAGCAGGAATAGTTGTAATTGGATCCTACTTAC AGATTGCTTGTTGGAGGTTGGTAGGAGAGCGATCTGCTCATAGAATAAGAACCAAATACCTAAGGGCTGTTTTGAGACAAGATGTGAGCTTCTTTGACAGAGACATTAGTACTAGTGATATCATGCATGGAATCTCAAGTGATGTTGCTCAAATTCAAGAAGTTATGGGAGATaag ATGGCACATTTCATGTATCACATATTCACCTTCATATGTGGCTACACAGTCGGTTTCTTAAAATCTTGGAAGGTTTCTCTTGCGGTGTTGGCTGTTACCCCGTTAACAATGTTTTGTGGCATCGCTTATAAGGCAGTCTATGTTGGCCTTGCTACCAAGGAAGTG AATTCTTACAAGAAAGCTGGTGGCATAGCAGAACAAGCCATAAGTTCAATTAGAACTGTATTATCTTTTGTAGCAGAAGAGAACTTGGCAGCAAGATATGATGCAGTTCTGGAAGAGTCTGTCCCGGTGGGAAAGAAACTCGGTTTTGCAAAAGGTATAGGTATCGGTGTAATATACTTGGTTACTTATGCCACATGGGCATTAGCTTTCTGGTACGGATCCATCTTGGTTGCAAGAAACGAATTATCTGGTGGTGCAGCCATTGCTTGTTTCTTTGGCGTCAATGTTGGTGGCAG GGGTTtggcgttatctttatcatactttgctcaatttgcACAAGGGACCGTAGCAGCTAGCAGAGTGTTTGAGGTTATAGATAGGATCCCAGCCGTTGATCCTTATAGTACAATAGGGAGAAAACCTGAGAGTGTACGTGGTAAACTGGAACTAAAAAGTGTTACTTTTGCTTACCCATCTCGCCCGAATCTCCCAATTCTCAATTCTCTAAATTTGATAATTCCTTCTCGAAGTACGTCAGCACTAGTTGGTGCTAGTGGAGCTGGCAAGTCTACCATTTTTGCTCTTTTAGAGAGATTCTATGATCCTATTCAGG gtTTGGTATTGTTGGATGGTCAAGATATAAGGACTTTGCAAGTGAAATGGCTAAGAAGTCAAATGGGTATGGTGGGTCAAGAGCCGGTCCTTTTTGCCGGCACAATTCTTGAAAATATTCTGATGGGCAAAGAGAATGCCACAAAGAATGAGGCAACAACGGCTTGCATCGCTGTAAATGCTCATAAATTCATAACTGATCTACCACTAGGCTATGACACTCAG GTTGGAGATAAAGGAACTCAGCTCTCTGGGGGTCAAAAGCAGCGCATTGCATTGGCTCGTGCGATGATTAAAAATCCCAAGATCCTTCTCTTAGACGAGCCCACAAGTGCCTTAGATCCGACATCTGAGTCTCTTGTTCAGGAGGCAATTGATAAAATCTCAAAAGGGAGAACCACGATTGTGATTGCTCACAGGCTAGCAACTGTCAAGAATGCTGAAACAATCGTTGTTCTTGAACAAGGATCTGTCGTTGAGATAGGAGACCATAATCAGCTCATGCTACAAGAAGGAGCCTACTTTTCTTTGATCAAACTTGCATCCGAATCTGTATCATCAAACCAACCCATGTCAGAAAAGGCTATAATAAACCATGAAGCATCAAGTGCTTATGATTTATTAAGATCTAATCATGTATACGAGATATCGGTGGTGTCTGGATACATGAAATCAGTTCAAGATGCAAACAAAAAAGAAACAGTAAAAGAAAACAAAACGAGCTCATACACAATTTCTCAAGTATGGAAACTACAGAAACCGGAAGGTGCTCTTTTGTTTGTAGGTGTAATGTTTGGTACGCTAGCAGGTGCTATTCTATCCCTATTTCCATTGGTTTTAGGCCAAGCACTGGTATACTATTTCAATCCAGATAAGTCTAAATTAAAGAAAGATGTCGGGTACCTATGTTTGGCGCTAGTTGGGCTCGGGTTAGGTTGTATTCTAACCATGACTGGTCAACAAGGTTTCTGCGGTTGGGCCGGTACAAAACTCACCAAACGGGTTCGTGATTCCCTATTTCGGTCTATCCTGAAACAAGAGCCTGGTTGGTTCGACTCAGACCACAAATCATCAGGATCGCTAGTATCAAAGCTATCCATTGACTGTGTAAGTTTCAGGTCAGTTCTAGGAGACAGATACTCGGTCCTATTCATGGGATTAAGTTCAGCTGCTGTTGGTCTAAGCGTCTCGTTTTATCTGGAATGGAGGTTAGCCCTTTTGGCTACTATTCTAACCCCTTTCACACTCGGCGCTAGCTATTTCAGTTTGATCATTAACATCGGTTCGAAGCTAGATAATGGTTGTTATGACAAAGCAAGTAGTATAGCTTCAGGTGCAGTATCAAACATTCGAACAGTAGCAACTTTTGCAACACAAGAAAATATAGTTCAATCATTTGAGCAATCTCTATTAAAGCCCAAATCAACTTCTATAAAAAGATCACAAATTACAGGTATAGCATTAGGGTTTTCACAAGGTGCAATGTACTCTGCTTATACACTGGTTTTATATTCTGGAGCTTACCTTGTAGAACACGAATTCACAAGATTTGGTGACGTGTACAAGATTTTCCTGATTCTTGTATTGAGCTCGTTTTCTGTTGGTCAACTGGCCGGTCTTGCGCCAGATACATCAATGGCAGCTACTGCAATTCCATCTGTTTTTGAAATCATCAACAGGGATCCATTGATTGTTGGAAATGGGAGTAAAAAGATTGAAAGTTGGAAGCTTTTTGATATAGAGTTCAAGAAGGTGAGTTTTGCATACCCATCAAGGCCTGATGTGATTGTGTTGAGGGATTTTAGTCTAAAGGTAAAAAGTGGGTCCATGGTGGCGGTGGTGGGAGGTAGTGGTTCAGGGAAGTCAACGGTAGTGTGGTTGACTCAAAGATTTTATGATCCAATTAGAGGGCAAGTGTTGATGGGCGGAATGGATCTGAGAGATGTTGATGTGAAATGGTTGAGATTACAAACCGCTGTGGTGAGTCAAGAACCTGCATTGTTTGCTGGTAGTATTAGAGAAAATATAAGATTTGGGAACCCTAATGCTTCATGGTCAGAAATTGAAGAAGCTGCTAAACAAGCTTACATTCACAATTTCATCACTGGACTACCTCAAGGTTATGAAACTCAG gtGGGTGAGAGTGGGATTCAGCTATCAGGGGGTCAGAAACAGAGGATAGCAATAGCAAGGGCTATAGTAAAGAATTCAAAGGTGTTATTACTAGACGAAGCAACAAGTGCACTTGATTTGGAATCCGAGAAGATTGTTCAAGACGCGCTTAGGAATATCACCAAACGTACCACCACTATTTTGGTGGCTCACCGCCTCTCCACCATCAGAGAAGCCAATGCTATAGCAGTGGTCCAAGATGGTAAGGTGTGTGAATATGGAACTCATGACACACTCATGGCTAATCATCATCATGGTATTTATGCTACCCTTGTACGTTCTGAAATGGAAGCCAATGTTTTTGCTTAA
- the LOC139839410 gene encoding uncharacterized protein — translation MTSLTPGILLKLLKTINSAVKVRGEHRSILLQVISIVPALNGSELWPNHGFFIKISDSSHSTYAQLSKEDNELILNNKLQLGQFFWVDRMDVGTPVPILDGVRPVPGRHPFIGNPKDLMQMLEPSEAAKKSSQELVETKQESRKKKFVIKEEKVTVASRYMQGVVPKNDKDENERNGIIKCRQQQQQEIKDQGQRTSSLGKSCNALRPQAGAGPLTTKQENVNLNLVQKRRDKINNSEIRSWTSLSTRLVNPAKGMIRRRTLASFVVAEAQKEAMTATNLVKCIGMFGELCSSASHAKPHESMAKFFTLYDLIIQENGSIAPPTKDDKCILLSSSSPALENNKEKSEKKTGLARGGKCIQKTQKTTAMELLSVADKLEWANGDGLKEAKELREILLEETQSWFLKFLGKALDVGFQMETVKGKGKNQNQNQDKPQILVILSHLKNANEWLDELRRKMILQNNEDVVETIDLVKQKIYSCLLVQVDSAAFDRCWLAGWKLSLQLVGWLVSWVSESKSRWMCLLTAAAVEEEEEVIGLVCVEVWLPKRKVISSSEATCGGWREVGVGEDGGCRVRGGFSMTLSVGVFVLFGVTSGFGQSDNLPCGYLVSDLGEESIFSGLDFSLR, via the exons atgacATCTCTTACACCAGGAATACTTCTGAAACTACTTAAAACTATTAATTCTGCTGTAAAAGTTCGTGGTGAACATCGATCAATCCTCTTGCAAGTAATCAGCATTGTGCCTGCCTTAAACGGGTCCGAATTATGGCCAAACCATGGGTTCTTCATCAAAATATCAGATTCATCCCACTCCACATATGCACAACTATCGAAAGAGGATAACGAGCTAATTTTAAACAATAAACTGCAATTGGGCCAATTCTTTTGGGTCGATCGGATGGATGTTGGCACGCCAGTTCCCATTTTAGATGGGGTGAGGCCCGTTCCAGGCCGACATCCGTTCATTGGGAACCCAAAAGATTTGATGCAGATGTTAGAGCCATCTGAAGCAGCTAAGAAATCGAGTCAAGAATTGGTGGAAACGAAACAAGAAAGTAGAAAAAAGAAATTTGTGATCAAAGAGGAGAAAGTTACAGTTGCATCAAGGTATATGCAAGGAGTTGTGCCCAAAAATGATAAGGATGAAAATGAGAGAAATGGCATAATCAAGTgcagacaacaacaacaacaggagaTTAAAGATCAA GGGCAAAGGACATCAAGTTTAGGTAAGTCTTGCAATGCATTAAGACCACAAGCAGGTGCTGGACCGTTAACAACTAAGCAAGAAAACGTCAACTTAAACTTGGTGCAAAAAAGGAGAGATAAAATCAATAATTCTGAAATACGTTCATGGACATCCCTGTCCACGAGACTAGTAAATCCTGCCAAG GGGATGATAAGAAGAAGAACCTTAGCTTCTTTTGTGGTGGCAGAAGCTCAAAAGGAAGCCATGACAGCAACAAATCTTGTGAAATGCATCGG AATGTTTGGTGAACTTTGTTCATCCGCTTCACACGCAAAACCCCACGAGTCTATGGCCAAGTTCTTCACACTTTACGACCTAATTATTCAAGAAAATGGCAGTATTGCGCCCCCCACCAAGGACGACAAATGCATTCTGCTATCAAGTAGCTCACCAGCActagaaaataataaggaaaaatctGAAAAGAAGACAGGGCTTGCTCGAGGAGGTAAATGTATACAAAAGACCCAAAAGACAACTGCAATGGAGCTGCTAAGTGTTGCTGATAAACTAGAATGGGCTAATGGAGATGGATTAAAAGAGGCCAAAGAGTTGAGAGAGATTCTGTTAGAAGAAACACAATCTTGGTTTTTAAAATTCTTGGGAAAAGCACTCGATGTTGGGTTTCAAATGGAAACTGTTAAAGGGAAAggtaaaaatcaaaatcaaaatcaagatAAGCCTCAGATTTTGGTAATATTATCTCATCTCAAGAATGCAAACGAATGGCTGGATGAACTAAGAAGAAAGATGATTCTACAAAACAACGAAGATGTTGTGGAGACTATTGACCTTGTAAAGCAAAAAATATACTCTTGTTTGCTTGTTCAAGTAGACTCTGCTGCATTCGATCGCT GCTGGCTGGCTGGGTGGAAGTTAAGTTTGCAACTGGTTGGGTGGTTGGTTAGTTGGGTGAGTGAAAGTAAAAGTAGATGGATGTGTTTACTTACAGCAGCAGCAGTAGAAGAAGAAGAGGAAGTTATTGGTTTGGTGTGTGTTGAAGTTTGGTTGCCAAAAAGAAAAGTGATTAGTAGTAGTGAA GCCACTTGCGGCGGTTGGAGGGAGGTGGGTGTAGGGGAAGACGGTGGTTGTAGGGTACGTGGTGGATTTAGTATGACTTTATCCGTGGGTGTGTTCGTCCTTTTCGGGGTCACCTCCGGGTTTGGACAAAGCGACAATCTCCCATGTGGATATCTGGTTTCGGATTTGGGGGAGGAGTCGATTTTTTCTGGTTTAGACTTCTCTTTGAGATGA